Genomic window (Oncorhynchus masou masou isolate Uvic2021 chromosome 26, UVic_Omas_1.1, whole genome shotgun sequence):
tgcatgaaaccaaggcttttacggttacagaagtcaacaaatgagaacaCTTGGGGAATGGGATTGGTGCTGGAggatgcagggcctgggttaacttctacatcaccagaggaggagtaggataagggtacagctaaaggctataagaactggtcgtctagtgcgttcggaacagagagtaaaaaggAGCAGATTACTGGGCGTGGAAGATTCAAGGCATAacgtacagacaagggtatggtaggatgtgagtgcAGTggaggcattgagtgacgatgagagaggttttgtctctagaggaaCCAgataagccaggtgaggtcactgcatgtgtggggggtgggacaaaagggctatctaaggcatattgggcagggctgggggctctacagtgaaataagacaatcactaaccaaaacagcaatagacaaggcatattgacattagggagaggcatgtgtagccgagtgatcatagggtccaatgagtagcAATAGGTAAGTCAGGGAGTCTATTCAGTAGTCGCTACCACGCTAGGCAAGCTGGAGACACAGCTATTTACACAGCTAGTGGGCCAGGGCTAGCGGAATGGGCCTTCGGCAACGTCGCAATggaagagcctgttgaaaccacctcGGACGATTGCGTCgccagaccagtcgtgatggatcggcatggctccgtgtcggcagtaaAGGGTCCAGGCTAATTGACAATAGAGGTATTGCAGCACAAGAATTTGCTGGTGGACCCCCCCTGCTAGACGGGAGATGGGCcgagctcgaggctagctcaaggctaactggtgcttgcgtcgggacagagacgttagccaggagtagccactcggattgcagctagctagctgcgatgagccggtgtaaaggttcagagcttgcggtaggaatccggagatgtggttGAGAAAAAGCAGttcgatatgctctgggttgatatctgtaccacattgggtgaggtgggatgcaggaaagtatattcagtccgtagttggaaagtgagattaaaatatatacatGGAAAAAAACGAGGAAAACCATATTTACACGGGACAAAACACACGTCCGACTGCTACGAAATCTTGGAATATGTGCAGAGGAAATTTGCAATTTTGCAAAagttcttttttggggggggggggggggacgaaacgactgaacagtagtccaggtgcgacaaaactagggcctgtaggacctgccatGTTTATGGTGCTGTCAATatgtttgaccatgacagtttaaaatgcagggttactccaagcagttgtcacctcaatttccacattaattattacaagatttagttgaggtttagtgaaagatttgtcccaaatacaatacttttagaaatatttaggactgactcattccttgccacccactctgaaactaactacaACTCTGTTAAGCAAACACAGACACATTGGCTTTAATCAGATGCCGAGACAGccaccctggggaattcctgattctacctggattatgttgggaGGCGCTTCccttaaagaacaccctctgttctGTTGGACAGGTAACTCttcatccacaatatagcaggtgGTGTGAATCCATAACACATCTGATGGACCTGGATATGGTCTGGATGGTGTATAgtagcttcccaccagaatgggctttaggtgaggtaCCTAACATGAGCACAGGGAAGTATTATCCACAGGTACTGACTGTAGCAGAACAGAGGAGGTCATTGGGGATGTTGGTGCTTATGGAACCGGATATGAGTTGGGAGCTATCAGTAAACTATGAAGATAATAGGAGACAGATTCCAAGCAATAGCTATTCTCACAGAAGTCGCTGTAGCACTGTTGGGATATCATCTTCTGAGGGCAGTGTTAGTAGTTGCAGGGGTTACCTTGTTAGCACTGTTGGGATATAATCTTCTGAGGGCAGTGTTAGTAGTTGCAGGGGTTACCTTGGTAACACTGTTGGGATATCATCTTCTGAGGGCAGTGTTAGTAGTAGCAGGGGTTACCTTTGTAACACTGTTGGGATATCATCTTCTGAGGGCAGTGTTAGTAGTTGCAGGAGTTACCTTGGTAGCACTGTTGGGATATCATCTTCTGAGGGCAGTGTTAGTAGTAGCAGGGGTTACCTTGGTAGCACTGTCGGGATATCATCTTCTGAGGGCAGTGTTAGTAGTTGCAGGAGTTACCTTGGTAGCACTGTTGGGATATCATCTTCTGAGGGCAGTGTTAGTAGTAGCAGGGGTTACCTTGGTAGCACTGTTGGGATATGGTAGCAGGAGTTACCTTGGTAGCACTGTTGGGATATCATATTCTGAGGGCAGTGTTAGTAGTAGCAGGGGTTACCTTGGTAGCACTGTTGGGATATGGTAGCAGGGGTTACCTCTGTAACACTGTTGGAATATCATCTTCTGAGGGCAGTGTTAGTAGTAGCAGGGGTTACCTTGGTAGCACTGTTGGGATATGGTAGCAGGAGTTACCTTGGTAGCACTGTTGGGATATCATCTTCTGAGGGCAGTGTTAGTAGTAGCAGGGGTTACCTTGGTAGCACTGTTGGGATATGGTAGCAGGAGTTACCTTGGTTGCACTGTTGAGATATCATCTTCTGAGGGCAGTGTTAGTAGTAGCAGGGGTTACCTCTGTAACACTGTTGGGATATCATCTTCTGAGGGCAGTGTCAGTAGTATCAGGGGTTACCTTGGTAGCACTGTTGAGATATCATCTTCTGAGGGCAGTGTTAGTAGTAGCAGGGGTTACCTTGGTAGTACTGTTGAGATATCATCTTCTGAGGGCAGTGTTAGTAGTAGCAGGGGTTACCTTGGTAGCACTGTTGAGATATCACCTTCTGAGGGCATTGATGTGAAACATATATACAGTGTTGAGTTACCTCAAGATGAGGTAAAGTTGATTAAAGCCACCGCACGTGTATATTGAGTGGCtatggaggaagaaggagatgGGGAACAAAGTGAAAATGACATGGCTTGGGAACATCTCTTGGAGCCTGTGGTTGGGGAAGACTGGGTGAAAGCATGAGGTTTTTTTAAAGCATAGTCAGGCAAAGAGAGAGTTGGGAATTGTCATGTTATCAAACTTTGGTTTTGTCTCTGTATATATAATTATGCATAGCTTAACACATTAATACTGTTATGTCTTGTGTTTCTTTTTGCTTTCATGTATTGTGCCATCACTCTCTTAGGAACCAGAAGCTGAAATGGGGAAAGTCAAAAGTGTGATTATAGAACAGAGGCCATAAGTCTTGGATTTGTAAAACATAATAAACTGTGAATGGTAATCATGGTTTATTTTTTGGTCATGTTTTATTAtcattgtttgtttatttataaGTCATTTCCAAGTTTATATAATGTTGAACAGTATGGAGTTAATGTTCAAAGTGGGAACTGTTGAGTTCTAAACTTGAAATATCCTTATTCAtgttactgagggagagaggggattgtAGAATGTTTACGTTCCGTCAGAACATGTTATTGTTAGACATCAGGTACCCTATGGAAAGGAGAAGGGTCACAGTCTGGTACAAGGACAGTcgtgagttggggaggagtggGGAATTTGGGCCGAGGTCAGGttagatgaagtgaggaagaacagatatcactaaTCTTCTGTATAGCAAAAGAGGTGTATTGGCTGTTCAGATGTGTAAGTAGAGGGCTCAGCATAAGAGAAAGGGTTAAATACCAGTTCTTGTGTGAATATGTCTTTGTCTGTTCAGCTGTCTGAACCTTTGGATGAAAAAAACTTGCTTTGTGCTTCTATACTTGTCAGGTTCTAAATAACAGGGTAAAAATTAACAAGAGTAGGGGTGTGTCCTCTGTCACGCTCAGTCTTCAATAGCGTTTGTCCTCTGCTGGAGTGGTGACCATCACTTCCTTGTTTCCAAAGTCCCAGAATGCCGTCATGTGGAAGGCCATGTTGGAGAGCACCACCAGGTACTCACATAGAGCAAACAGAGTGTAGactggagggaaagggagagggggaaatagagagggaggaaaTAAATGAGATGAGACATCAGTCACATTAATCAGTCACTTGTCTcagtgaaggagagagatacactgtatatacaaaagtatgtggacacccctacatattagtggatttggccatatcagccacacctgttgctgacaggtgtacaaacattggcagtggaatggccttactgaagagctcagttactttcaatgtggcaccgtcataggatgccacctttccaacaagtcagaacatcaaatttctgccctgctagagctgccccagtcaactttaagtgctgatattgtgaagtggaaaacgtctaggagcaacaacggctcagccgctaagtggtaggacacacaagctcacagaatgggaccgccgaatGCTGAGGCGCGTAAATATATATTTGgtcgcaacactcactacagagttccaaaccgcctctggaagcaacatcagcacaataactgttctgggtttccatggctgagcagccgcacacaaggctaagatcaccatgcgcaacggCAAttcctaatcgcccaacatcacggccagacctcactaatactcttgtggctgaatggaagcaagttcccacaacaatgttccaccatctagtagaaagccttcccagaagagaggaggctgttatagcagcaaaggggggaccaactccatattaatgtccatgattttggaatgagatgttagacgagcaggtgtccacatcctTTTAATGTACATTCAGACGTATGATATACATAGCATGTTACAAAAGAGTAGAGAGAATGTGTACACTGGAAGAGACGGGAGCGAGAACCCAGCTGGGGTGGAGGTGAAAGGAGCGGACGTTTCAAACTGGAGTATTGGTGTTATCATTACTGGTAACGCCGGGGTTGACAAAGATATGAGGAAAATGGAGAAACAAAGCCCTAAACACACAGACAACTTCTACTCAAACTTCCTCTACTACAGGGTGATGTACATTACAAAACATGACATTATCAGGACCTGATTGTCTGagcagagaggaaaggggggcATAATAAAAAAGAATGGGTGGGgatctgttcaaaagtagtacactatatagggaatagggttccagtaCAGGTGCCAAAAACTCACTTATGGGTTCGCAGTACTTGTTGTGGCGTCTGTAAAAGTAGGCGGCGACCAAACAAAAGCTGACATTGAAGAGAAAGAGACGCACCTTCCAACGAAACGACGTGATCtcctgggagagacagaaagaggaggagagccaccaacatacagaaagagagattgagacagagagggggagaaagagatggagacaaACAGAGTGGTTAAAATGTAGCTATATAACAGGTGGTGTTGCAATAGTGAGTTCAGAGTGCCTCAGGCTGGTGAGGGTAGTTGGGTTGGTCACCGTGTGTGTAACCCACTTCCCCTGCTTTGAACAGACCAAGCCACACACTAACAAAACATAAGCTGTGGACtcaaacacatacagttgaagtcggaagtttacatacacttaggttggagtcattggaactcgtttttcaaccactccacaaatatcttgttaaactatagttttggcaagtcagttagtacatctactttgtgcatgacaagtcatttttccaacaattgtttacagacagagattatttcacttctaattcactgtatcacaaatcagaagtgggtcagaagtttacacacactaagctttgaaaattggaggtgtacctgtggatgtattttaaggcctaccttcaaattcagtgcctctttgcttgacatcatgggaaaatcaaaagaaatcagcaaagacctcagaaaaaaaattgtagacctccacaagtctggttcatccttgggagcaatttccaaatgcctgaaggtaccacgttcatctgtacaaacaatagtacgcaagtttaaacaccatgggacaacgcagccgtcataccgctcaggaaggagacgtgttctgtctcctagagatgaacgtacttgggtgcgaaaagggcaaatcaatcccagaacaacaagcaaaggaccttgtgaagatgctggaggaaatgggtacaaaagtatctatatccacagtaaaacgagtcccatatcgacataacctgaaaggctgctcagcaaggaagaagccactgctccaaaactgccataaaaagccagactacggtttgcaactgcacaaagggacaaagatcgtgctttttagagaaatgtcctctggtctgatgaaacaaaaatagaactgtttggccataatgaccatcattatgtttggaggaaaaagggggaggcttgcaagccgaagatcaccatcccaaccttgaagcacgggggtggcagcatcatattgtgggggtgcttagctgcaggagggactggtgcacttcacaaaatagatggcatcatgaggtaagaaaatgatgtggatatattcaagaaacatctcaagacatcagtcaggaagttaaagcttggtcacaactgggtcttccaaatggacaatgaccccaagcatacttccaaagttgtggcaaaatggcataaggacaacaaagtcaaggtattggagtggccatcacaaagccctgacttcaaccctatagaaaatgtgtgggcagaactgaaaaggagtgtgcgaacaaggaggcctacaaacctgactcagtttttttattttacctttatttaactaggcaagtcagttaataacaaattcttattttcaatgagggcctaggaacagtgggttacctgcctgttcaggggcagatctgtaccatgtcagctcggaggtttgaacttgcaaccttccggttactagtgcaacgctctaaccactaggctaccctgccacccctgcaacaggtctgtcaggaggaatgggccaaaattcacccaactaattgtgggaagcttgtggaaggctacctgaaacatttgacccaggtGAAAccattttaaggcaatgctacaaaatactaaatgagtgtaagtaaacttctgacccactgggaatgtgatgaaagaaataaaagctgaaataaatctctctactattattctgacatttcccattcttaaaataaagtggtgatctgacccaagacagtgaatttttacttggattaaatgtcaggaattgtgaaagactgagtttaaatgtatttggctgtgtatgtaaacttccgacttcaactgtacacctCGGGTGACACCATCATAGTTCTGTGTGTGGTTATAAATTAATTTCCACACCTGTTTGCTGGTGTTGAAACTGTGGCTCAATGTGTGTTGAAAGGCTATCAGAGATTAGTGTGTATCCATAATGAGCTCTCCGGTATTCAAAAAGCATCTCAAAGCAGCAATgctaatctaggatcaggtctctcTGTCCAATTCTATTAATTATGATCAAAAAGGCATAATTGATCCTAGACTCTTTATTAATAGGGTCCCTGGTAACAGTAGCTCAACACTGTCACGGGGTGGTGAGAAAGGGTCCTGTTCTCTGGCATGGCTGCTGTAGCATTAATGACCCAGCCTCTGGCACACGTCTACAGTAATGGCATAGGCCTACTCCCCTCTTATTCAacatctctcactcactcactcactcacacactcactcactcactcactcactcactcactcactcactcactcactcactcactcactctcacacacacactctctcacactctttctcactctctcactcactatctGTTCAATAAAATCTGAAAATCCCATATAAAAATTTAAAAAGGGTCCTGTTCCAAGTACAGGAATGAACAGCAGCTTTTTTTTTAGTAGGATGTTGAGACATTTATGACAAGTCTTAAAAAGTGGGACAACACAACGACGATTAAACTAGTACTCAAGGACTGAAGAGGAATGGCAATACGAAGGCACACAGCACAAATAAGAAACATGCCCGGTAAGGTGAGGGAATGAGGGTGTGTACTCTACCTCGGGGTTGAGACTGAACTTCTTAATCACCTGCCACAGTCTGCAGGTAATGAGCATGTGCAGAAGAGAGCAGGCGGCGAACGTGATAAAACCATTCTTGTGAACACCTGCCGAACACAAACCCGGCAGTGAATGTAACTCTAAAACACCAGCACATAATACAGTGGATAACAACACATCTGTCACTTACGCTAAAAATGAAGTGGACATTAACGCAGGGTGCATGCATGTGTACGATGCATTAGCCCATGTCCTAACTTGGAATGCAAagcagtgtgtgtatatgtttgatGCACGCTTGTGCACGTGTGCATCTACCAGTACTCACTGTAGGTCTCAGTAGAGGACACATAGGTGAGCAACAGCAGGCCTACGTTCTCTGCCAGGGCAGCTATGAGAGCCAGGACGCTAAGGCCCATGTCAGGGAAGCTCTTAGCAAACCGTCCACGGTAGAAGCTGAAGTAGGCCGCAGCCACCAGGAAACGAGGGGCCGAGTGCAGGCCGATACAGAACCTCCATATATAGCGCTCTGGGACCAGACTGATAGACGCACTGATGGAGGGGAGGTAGTTGGACACCTGGTGGTGAGGAGGTGCCGCAGGAGGTGGTCAGTCAATGGAGTGTTatttgtatatgtagtgtagcACATTCTACAATGCTGGATTTATTTAAGCGATACACACACATTGTCAGTATTACCAGTAGTGTAGCATGTGTAGAACATTCTGCATATAGCTAAGCTAATACTGCATTTATCAAAGTGCATCATAGGCCCTTATttaaaggaaaattccacccaaaaagtatattttggtatttgtttcattagtccattgttgttATTGTCCCAAAATGTATTACGTGTCAGCATCCAAGATATTGAACTTTCAAAATACAGCCGGTATGATGCAAAATGcatgtattttgaaagttaaatATCTTGAATGCTGACATGTAATACATTTTGGGACAATaacaacaatggactaatgaaacaaataggaAAACCTCCCTCGTCAAAAACCTTGAAAGGAAGTGtcaatggacagagagagacaagacagaccGAGAGTGAGGTGAACTACTCACCTGACAGTGGGTATAGGTAGACTCATCAAAATGGAACATCAGAGAAATGACGATGCAGGCTATTAGACCGGTTAGAGCCAGCAAGACAGTCCCAACGGCAAAGTCCGTGAAAGGAAGCCGGATCAGCGGCTTGTCCCGATCCAGACTTCCGTACAGTCCCTGCAGCATCCTGCCAACAAAACACCACCCAAACAAATAGAACAGCTAACGTTAGCCGAGCTCCTTCATTGACAACGGTTTGGCTACTTTATTTTTAACATGAATGCATGGACAGCTGGCTAGTAGAATAATAAAAGCTACATAACGTTATTTTCAATAACCAGCTAACTACTATGGCCGAGCATCGGCGCGGCTAATTATGGCCAaaccagttagctagctaacgttaggttaACATGACAGAATATTCGCTAGTTAGCTGCTCTGGCATGCATTTTGAAATGAACCACAATAATAAATCAACCAAATATAACTAGTATAGCAACATACGGTAACCTACCTGGCTTTCCCCCCAAGCTATCCTGACTGGGAGCTGGATTTCATAGCCTTCCACCCGGTCTCATCCACCAGACGACCAttatggctaacgttagctagcaggctaAAGTCAAGAGGTAACAAGCTACCGGTTCTCAAAGAGGTCGTTCAAATTGAGATCTGTAGCTAGTTAGTGTAAAGTAATCGTTATCAGTGGTGTGAGTATACTGTACTGATAGTTTAGTATTCCGTTAGCTGGTTGAATCAGCTGTAGGCGAAAAATAGTATGAGCTGCACCCGGAAGAAGGTCCAGCTAAACTGGTGTAATTTAAaccagaggaaaggaaaggcACAACTCGGTGGAAAATCTGTCTCCCGCCAGCAGGCGGCGTTATTTCCTTGTTTCGCCCAACAAGCAATGAGTTTATTTATGTAGATCAATAgttccaaactttttatagttccgtactccttcaaacattcaacctccagctgcgtactttagtttttttttgccatcattgtaatgctgccacacacacattatatgatacatgtattaaacataagaatgagtgtgagtttttgttcAAACCTGCCTCCTGGGAAATTAATAAAGTCTTAAATCACTTTCCACatacagtctgtgcctgtatttggttttcatgctagtgaaggccgagaatccactctcacgtaggtacgtggttgcaaagggcatcagtgtcttaacagtgcaATTTGTCAAGCAAGAAACTCTGAGGGCTGCCCTGTCCAGAAATCTGGCGgaggcttctgattaaattcaattttcacagaaccgcttgttgcaatttcgatgaggctctcttgttcagatatcgttaagtggactggaggcagggcatgaaagggataatgaatccagtaGTTTGTGTCGTCTGTTTCGgcaaagtacctgcgtaattgcgcactcAGGtacttcgctatatcacatttgacattgtccgtaagcttgagttaatttgcacacaaaaactcatacaatgatggaaagacctgtgtgttgtccttattaatgcagacagaaaataattccaacttcttaatcacagccacaattttgtcccgcacattaaATATAGCTGAGGGGTCCccgtaatcctagattcagatcattcaggctaGAAAAagcatcacccagataggccagtcgtgtgacaaactcatcatcatgcaagtagtcagacaagtgaaaattatggtcagtaaatttaaaaaaaaacgtgtcaatactttgccccttgataacaaGCGCACTTCTATATGTTGTAAAAGCTttactgcccatatcattgcataacaCAGAAACTACGTAACAGTTctggggccttgctttaacaaagtaaaccattttcactgtagtgtccaaaacgtctttcaagctatcaggcattcccttggcagcaagaacctctcggtggatgctgcagtgtacccaagtagTTGCACtcacgttaccactccactatgtc
Coding sequences:
- the LOC135514671 gene encoding post-GPI attachment to proteins factor 2-like, which translates into the protein MLQGLYGSLDRDKPLIRLPFTDFAVGTVLLALTGLIACIVISLMFHFDESTYTHCQVSNYLPSISASISLVPERYIWRFCIGLHSAPRFLVAAAYFSFYRGRFAKSFPDMGLSVLALIAALAENVGLLLLTYVSSTETYSVHKNGFITFAACSLLHMLITCRLWQVIKKFSLNPEEITSFRWKVRLFLFNVSFCLVAAYFYRRHNKYCEPIIYTLFALCEYLVVLSNMAFHMTAFWDFGNKEVMVTTPAEDKRY